The Coleofasciculus sp. FACHB-T130 nucleotide sequence GAAGCAGGCTAAAGGGAAGAAGCGCATGAAGTCGATTGGGACGGTTGATGTACCGCAATCAGCTTTCATGGCGGTGTTGCGCCTGGATCAAGAGTAGCGCTTGGATTAAGACTACTGAATTGAGACTTACGCTGGATTTTTAAGCTTAGCTAAGCTTAAAAATCCAGCGCATTTTCATAGCTTGGCGTCTTACATAGGGTACTATTCCAGGCTGAGAGTGGGAAAGGAACGAACTTGAGGCGAAGAAATGAATGCCGAGGAGCGATCGCTAATCTTTACATTATCTTCATCGATATCTTCAAAGATTTATTGAAAATGCAGGTACATCTGGACACCATCGCATGGCAAGGTTAGTCTAAGATGGATTCCAACTCTTAAAAGACTCAATTGCCAGATGAGAATTTTAGTCACAGGTGGTGCTGGTTTTATCGGTTCCCATCTGATCGACCGGCTAATGACGCAAGGGCATGAAGTCATTTGCCTCGATAACTTCTATACCGGACACAAACGCAACATCCTGAAGTGGCTGGATAATCCATATTTTGAACTCATCCGTCACGACATCACCGAACCGATACGCTTGGAAGTAGAGCAAATTTATCACCTAGCTTGCCCCGCCTCTCCAGTACACTACCAGTTCAACCCAGTAAAGACCGTGAAAACGAATGTCCTGGGTACACTGAATATGTTAGGACTGGCAAAGCGGGTGAAGGCGAGATTACTCTTGGCTTCCACCTCAGAAGTGTACGGCGATCCTGAAATCCACCCCCAGACTGAAGAATATCGCGGTAATGTCAATACGATAGGAATTCGCTCCTGCTATGACGAAGGCAAGCGAATTGCAGAAACACTGGCGTTTGACTATTATCGCCAGAATCATGTAGAAATTCGAGTCGCGCGAATCTTCAACACCTACGGCCCTCGAATGTTAGAAAATGACGGTCGAGTGGTTAGCAACTTTGTAGTGCAAGCTCTGCGGGGTACCGCCCTAACCGTTTATGGTGATGGTTCGCAAACCCGAAGTTTCTGCTACGTTTCAGACCTAGTGGAAGGGCTGATGCGGCTGATGAATGGCGAGCATACGGGACCGATTAATTTAGGGAATCCCGATGAATATACGATTTTAGAGCTGGCTGAGGCTGTCCAAAAGATGGTGAACCCAGACTCGAAGATTAAGCTTGAGCCACTGCCAGAAGACGATCCTCGCCGACGGCGTCCGGATATCACGCGGGCAAAGACTTGGCTGGATTGGGAGCCAACAATACCCTTGCAAGAAGGGTTACAACTGACTATAGAAGATTTTCGCGATCGCTTAGCTTCTCTGCCGGAGAATCGCATCCCCAGCGATTCGTGAATTAGAGTCCTTTGTCAAAAGTCAATTATCAATAACTTTTAACAAAAGACTACCCAACAGAATCGTACCCCCAGAACTGTCATTCCAATTTTTTTGAGGTTTACTCCTATGCGTGTTTGCGTAATTGGCACTGGATATGTTGGCTTGGTCACGGGTGCCAGTCTTGCTCATATTGGACATCATGTCATCTGCGTTGACAATAACGAAGAAAAAGTCAAGTTGATGAAGGCGGGACAGTCCCCGATTTATGAGCCAGGACTGTCAGAAATTATGCAATCGGCTTCCCAGTCAGGGCATCTTGAGTTCACTACCGATTTGGGTGCTGGAGTGGCTCATGGAGAAATTTTGTTCATCGCAGTAGGGACGCCCGCTTTGGCAAATGGTGAAAGCGATACCAGGTATGTTGAAGCCGTTGCCCGTGGAATTGGCGCTCATCTTGACGGTGGTTACAAAGTTATTGTGAATAAATCCACAGTGCCAATTGGTTCTGGGGACTGGGTGCGGATGATTGTACTTGATGGCGTTCTGGAACGCCAAAAGTCCCTAGTGGGAGCTGGTGGCGTTGTTACCGAGGAGTTGACACTAGAAACAACTCCTCAGTTTGAT carries:
- a CDS encoding UDP-glucuronic acid decarboxylase family protein, translating into MRILVTGGAGFIGSHLIDRLMTQGHEVICLDNFYTGHKRNILKWLDNPYFELIRHDITEPIRLEVEQIYHLACPASPVHYQFNPVKTVKTNVLGTLNMLGLAKRVKARLLLASTSEVYGDPEIHPQTEEYRGNVNTIGIRSCYDEGKRIAETLAFDYYRQNHVEIRVARIFNTYGPRMLENDGRVVSNFVVQALRGTALTVYGDGSQTRSFCYVSDLVEGLMRLMNGEHTGPINLGNPDEYTILELAEAVQKMVNPDSKIKLEPLPEDDPRRRRPDITRAKTWLDWEPTIPLQEGLQLTIEDFRDRLASLPENRIPSDS